TGGAGGCCGCAGGCCACCCTGTTTACGTGGTGAAGGGGGATCCCTTCAACCTCAAGGTGACCTCTCCCGAGGACCTGCCCGTGGCTGAACGCTACTTGGCCGAGCTTCAGAAAAGGAGTTAGAGCATGCCCGCATTGCGGATTGGATTAGGACACGACTTGCACCGTTTGGAATCCGGGCGGCCTTTTGTCCTGGGGGGCGTGAAAATTCCGCATGAGCGCGGGCCGCTTGGGCATTCGGACGGGGATGCGCTTTTGCACGCCGTGGCCGATGCTCTCTTAGGAGCCCGGGGCTTGGGGGATATCGGGACTTTCTTCCCGCCCGGCGAGGCATTGACTGCGGGCATGGATAGTCGGAAACTCTTGGAGGAGGTTAAGTGCCGGGCCTTGGGCAAGGATTGGCGGGTCCTCAATGTGGATACGGTCATTGTGACGGATGAGCCCCAAATCGGCCCGCACCGTGAAGCAATTGCGCAGTCGCTCGCCCAGCTCCTGGAGATCGATCCAAGCTGCGTGGGCGTGAAGGCGAAATCGAGCGAAGGAGTGACTCCGGAGAGCGGCGGCGCAGCGTTATCGGCCTCGGCGGTGGTACTATTGGAAATGCGGGAGGAATCATAGTGGCTTTGGGATTGGGAATATTTCTGGTTGTCTTGTTTGGAATCACCGCGATGCTGCGCTGGGGTTTTGCCGATGAAATCAACGCGGCCATGGAGCGCGATCCGGCTGCGCGCAATCCGTGGGAGATTTTGCTTACTTACTCCGGCGTGCACGCGATTATTCTGCATCGTATTGCGCATGCTCTGCTCAACCGGCGAATGCGCTTTTTTGCGCGCTGGTTGTCCCAGATCTCCCGTTTCATGACGGGAATTGAGATACACCCCGGGGCACAGATCGGAGAGGGACTTTTTATTGATCACGGAATGGGAGTGGTCATTGGCGAAACGACGGTTATTGGAGAGGACGTGACTCTCTTTCAGGGCGTCACTTTGGGAGGGACCGGCAAGGAAAAGGGGAAGAGGCACCCTACCTTGGGCAGCCGTATTGTGGTTGGTGCGGGCGCCAAGGTTCTGGGGAATATTACCATTGGGGATGACGTGAATATCGGCGCCAATGCCGTGGTCATCAAGGATACTCCTCCGAATGCAACAGTGGTGGGCGTGCCCGGCCGTGTTGTGCGGCGCAAGGGCAGGCCGGTTCATGAAATTTCGATGGATCATGTCCATCTGCCCGATCCGGTGCTCGAGCGGTTGGAACGTCTGCAACACGAAATTGATTCCATCGAGGCTCACATACGTTCGCTGCACCCGCTGCGTCCCGAAAAGCCTGAAAGCGGCAAGTAGCGTGACAATCTCCCTCAAAAATACCCTGACACGTCAGAAGGAAGTT
The nucleotide sequence above comes from Candidatus Omnitrophota bacterium. Encoded proteins:
- the ispF gene encoding 2-C-methyl-D-erythritol 2,4-cyclodiphosphate synthase, which codes for MPALRIGLGHDLHRLESGRPFVLGGVKIPHERGPLGHSDGDALLHAVADALLGARGLGDIGTFFPPGEALTAGMDSRKLLEEVKCRALGKDWRVLNVDTVIVTDEPQIGPHREAIAQSLAQLLEIDPSCVGVKAKSSEGVTPESGGAALSASAVVLLEMREES
- the cysE gene encoding serine O-acetyltransferase; the protein is MLRWGFADEINAAMERDPAARNPWEILLTYSGVHAIILHRIAHALLNRRMRFFARWLSQISRFMTGIEIHPGAQIGEGLFIDHGMGVVIGETTVIGEDVTLFQGVTLGGTGKEKGKRHPTLGSRIVVGAGAKVLGNITIGDDVNIGANAVVIKDTPPNATVVGVPGRVVRRKGRPVHEISMDHVHLPDPVLERLERLQHEIDSIEAHIRSLHPLRPEKPESGK